From the genome of Clostridium sp. BNL1100, one region includes:
- the pheT gene encoding phenylalanine--tRNA ligase subunit beta, with protein MKISLNWIKDYVDLEGIDIKELWYRFTMSTAEVEDVEFVGQDIKNVVVAKVLSVVPHPESKKLKITQVDSGDGVIQIVCGAPNVAEGILVPLVKIGGSVNKIPKIGKAKLVGVESFGMLCSASELGISDDHSGLLVLDGDYAPGTDIKSIIDIDDVIIEIDNKSLTNRPDLWGHYGIAREIAAIYGRELKPMNLDSLEGSGEKAKLDISVEDTEKCLRYSGLKIDGVKKLETPLNMKVRLFYCGMRSISPLVDLTNYLMLEMGQPMHAFDSRQVESGIVVRSTKEPTMFKTLDGIERKLPEDVLLICTKERPVAIAGIMGGENSEVLDDTTSILLESATFEGSSTRKSSTKIGLRTEASARYEKMLDPNMTVQAIQRFVKLLRDMQPDIQFASALTDVYCNKLEPIDIEITKPYIDKYIGNTLTTEKMVEILRALEFKVDADGDTFRIKVPTFRATKDITMKVDIIEEITRVFGYDNIQPQTLDIALKPLQYNEERLLDHKIKELLSERFGASEVNSYIWYDNTFNSRAGIETNAQVKVLNPQAQDSNTLRDSMVPEMLSFAEKNEKTYDDFSLFEIGSVFKAATPKDKCEQHKNICVLVASKIKSEDELFYELKGMLSFIAKTVKNIDLEFTASTCGNNWVHPMKSVDVSFNGNMMGYISVVHPMIKKNIGKKLNIAVFEINRDVLQSIEQKLVKYKEPSKYPEVLLDYSFLVDTSVTFDKLMQDIRGFKSKVLNSFEFVTIYNGKGLPEGKKSMTFRFVIGSAEKTLSSEDINEFANSLLNYMAGIGYTLR; from the coding sequence TTGAAAATATCATTAAACTGGATTAAAGATTATGTTGATTTAGAAGGCATTGATATAAAGGAATTATGGTATAGGTTTACCATGTCCACAGCTGAAGTAGAAGATGTGGAGTTTGTAGGACAGGACATAAAAAACGTAGTTGTGGCTAAGGTTTTAAGCGTAGTTCCCCATCCTGAATCCAAAAAGTTGAAAATTACACAGGTAGATTCCGGAGATGGTGTAATTCAGATTGTTTGCGGAGCTCCTAATGTAGCCGAAGGAATTCTGGTGCCATTGGTAAAAATCGGAGGTTCTGTAAATAAAATACCAAAGATAGGAAAGGCAAAACTTGTAGGAGTTGAAAGCTTTGGTATGCTGTGTTCTGCTTCAGAGCTGGGAATCAGTGATGATCACAGTGGGCTTCTTGTACTGGACGGCGATTATGCACCGGGAACAGATATAAAATCAATAATTGATATTGATGATGTAATTATTGAGATAGACAACAAGTCACTTACAAACAGGCCTGACCTCTGGGGACACTATGGAATTGCCCGAGAAATCGCAGCTATTTACGGCAGAGAGCTAAAGCCAATGAACCTTGATAGTCTGGAAGGTTCCGGGGAAAAGGCAAAACTGGATATAAGTGTTGAAGATACAGAGAAATGCCTCAGGTATTCAGGACTCAAAATAGATGGTGTAAAGAAACTGGAAACTCCGTTGAATATGAAGGTAAGGCTTTTCTACTGTGGAATGAGATCCATATCTCCATTGGTTGATTTAACCAACTACCTTATGCTTGAAATGGGCCAGCCAATGCATGCATTTGACAGCAGACAGGTGGAAAGCGGTATTGTTGTTCGTTCTACAAAAGAACCAACAATGTTCAAGACTCTTGACGGCATTGAGAGAAAGCTCCCAGAGGATGTACTGCTCATTTGTACAAAGGAGCGTCCTGTTGCAATAGCAGGTATTATGGGTGGGGAAAATTCAGAGGTACTGGATGACACCACCTCAATATTGCTGGAATCTGCTACTTTTGAGGGTTCATCAACCAGAAAAAGCTCAACCAAAATAGGACTTCGTACAGAAGCAAGTGCAAGGTACGAAAAAATGCTTGACCCAAATATGACAGTTCAGGCAATACAAAGGTTTGTAAAACTCCTTCGTGATATGCAGCCTGATATACAGTTTGCATCAGCTTTAACAGATGTTTATTGTAATAAGCTTGAACCAATTGATATAGAAATAACCAAACCGTATATCGACAAGTATATCGGAAACACCCTGACTACCGAAAAAATGGTTGAGATACTCCGGGCTCTGGAATTCAAGGTTGATGCGGACGGAGATACTTTCAGAATAAAAGTTCCTACCTTCAGAGCAACAAAGGATATAACTATGAAGGTAGATATAATAGAAGAAATAACAAGGGTTTTCGGTTATGATAACATTCAGCCTCAGACTCTTGATATTGCCTTGAAACCGCTGCAATATAATGAAGAAAGACTTCTTGACCACAAAATAAAGGAACTGCTTTCAGAAAGATTTGGTGCTTCCGAGGTCAACAGCTATATATGGTATGACAATACTTTCAATTCAAGAGCAGGTATTGAAACAAATGCACAGGTAAAGGTTCTGAACCCTCAGGCTCAGGATTCCAATACTTTGAGGGACAGTATGGTTCCCGAGATGCTTTCATTTGCTGAAAAAAATGAAAAGACGTATGACGATTTTTCATTGTTTGAAATCGGAAGTGTATTCAAAGCTGCAACCCCAAAGGATAAATGTGAACAGCATAAGAATATATGTGTTTTGGTTGCCAGCAAGATTAAAAGTGAAGACGAGCTTTTCTATGAATTGAAAGGAATGCTCTCCTTTATTGCCAAAACGGTAAAAAATATTGATCTTGAATTTACAGCAAGTACATGCGGAAATAACTGGGTTCATCCTATGAAATCAGTTGATGTGAGCTTTAACGGGAATATGATGGGATACATTTCGGTAGTTCACCCGATGATTAAGAAAAACATCGGCAAAAAACTGAACATTGCAGTCTTTGAGATAAACAGGGATGTTCTCCAGAGTATTGAACAAAAACTGGTTAAATACAAGGAACCGTCCAAATATCCGGAAGTTCTTCTTGACTACAGCTTCCTGGTTGACACTAGTGTAACATTTGACAAGCTGATGCAAGATATCAGAGGCTTCAAGTCAAAGGTACTAAACAGTTTTGAGTTTGTTACAATATACAATGGAAAAGGCTTACCGGAAGGAAAGAAGAGTATGACTTTCAGATTTGTAATCGGTTCAGCTGAAAAAACCCTTTCCAGTGAGGATATAAATGAATTTGCAAACAGTCTGCTGAATTATATGGCGGGAATTGGTTACACCCTCAGATAA
- the pheS gene encoding phenylalanine--tRNA ligase subunit alpha, translating into MIEKISNLRDTAIGRIKEAVSSAEVEELRVKLLGKKGELTEMLKDLKNMDIEERKQFGQEANALKNELTEIIEGKFKELSVNDVKKSLSNGSNFDISLPGTNFKLGSLHPVTIVQKEIERIFTGMGFNIVDGPEAEEEFFNFEALNIPKHHPARDMQDTYWLENGSLLRTHTSPCQVRAMQKYGAPLKVIAPGRCFRNESTDTSHENTFFQLEGMMIDKNVSIANLIYVMKLLLSEVFQRDVKIRLRPGFFPFVEPGFELDLNCMICGGKGCPTCKHSGWIELLPCGMVHPNVLRYGGIDPEEYTGFAFGLGLTRLAMMKYGISDIRVLNSGDLRAMEQFSVR; encoded by the coding sequence GTGATTGAAAAAATCAGTAATTTAAGAGATACTGCCATTGGTAGGATCAAGGAAGCTGTCAGCAGTGCAGAGGTAGAAGAACTCAGAGTAAAGCTGCTGGGCAAAAAAGGTGAATTGACTGAAATGCTAAAAGACCTCAAGAATATGGATATTGAGGAAAGAAAGCAGTTTGGGCAGGAAGCAAATGCATTGAAAAACGAATTAACTGAGATAATTGAAGGAAAATTCAAGGAGCTTAGTGTAAATGATGTAAAGAAGTCTTTATCCAACGGGTCAAACTTTGATATATCTTTACCGGGTACTAACTTCAAGCTCGGCTCTTTGCACCCTGTAACTATTGTACAAAAGGAAATAGAAAGAATATTTACGGGAATGGGCTTCAATATAGTTGATGGTCCTGAGGCAGAGGAAGAATTCTTTAATTTTGAGGCATTAAATATACCAAAGCACCATCCCGCAAGAGATATGCAGGACACATACTGGTTGGAAAACGGCTCTTTGCTGAGAACCCATACATCTCCATGCCAGGTTAGGGCAATGCAGAAGTACGGAGCACCTCTCAAGGTAATTGCTCCGGGAAGATGTTTCAGAAATGAAAGTACTGATACTTCACATGAAAATACATTCTTCCAGTTGGAAGGAATGATGATTGATAAAAACGTATCAATTGCAAATCTCATTTATGTAATGAAGTTGCTTTTGTCCGAAGTGTTTCAGAGAGATGTTAAAATAAGGCTTAGACCAGGGTTTTTCCCATTCGTTGAACCGGGCTTTGAACTTGACTTGAACTGTATGATCTGTGGCGGAAAAGGCTGTCCTACTTGTAAGCATTCAGGCTGGATAGAATTACTGCCTTGTGGAATGGTTCATCCTAATGTACTCCGCTACGGTGGCATAGACCCTGAGGAATATACAGGTTTTGCATTCGGACTTGGACTTACAAGACTTGCAATGATGAAATATGGAATAAGTGATATCCGTGTTCTTAATTCAGGCGATTTAAGGGCTATGGAACAATTTTCGGTAAGATAG